Proteins from a single region of Carnobacterium mobile DSM 4848:
- a CDS encoding RepB family plasmid replication initiator protein has product MQNSNHDMSHRVIHMEDLYRQKTVEHNDLVTSVAKMDKVPLKFFELAVSCLDTENTPKNNTVFLSKKTLFSFFKAEDNDKHARFKKALTTLHRQSIFEVREVNAKGKLNFKIISPISSSEWNDYDDIVAIKFTEDIMPYLIDLKRNFTQYLITDLMELNSKYSIILYKWFSMNYNQYETYKDTMKRTKNQIIQMKNPYIEIQELRRMTNTVSEYERIFDFEKNILKLALGEVNKYTHFTVTYEKVKKGRSIAGIQFYIDKKTVKNSLPYKENDLEYIKDKAQQEQEQQDLFNKAIQNKYTTLLGENLLIGFRDMQDIPKMANLQKQVYPLYDDLKKLRGVNGVKDHINYVATHKDGAEPQMQNIVKYLKRSIEQYLKIVKIQNID; this is encoded by the coding sequence ATGCAAAATTCGAATCATGATATGTCTCATAGAGTGATACATATGGAAGATTTATATCGTCAAAAAACAGTAGAACATAATGACTTAGTGACTAGTGTAGCTAAAATGGATAAAGTTCCTTTAAAGTTTTTTGAGTTAGCAGTATCTTGCTTGGATACTGAGAATACTCCTAAAAATAATACAGTTTTTTTATCGAAAAAAACTCTCTTTTCTTTTTTTAAAGCAGAAGATAACGATAAACATGCTCGGTTCAAAAAGGCTTTAACTACATTACATAGACAGTCTATTTTTGAGGTTCGAGAAGTAAATGCAAAAGGTAAATTAAACTTTAAAATTATATCTCCTATATCCAGTAGCGAATGGAACGATTATGATGATATTGTAGCAATTAAATTTACAGAAGATATTATGCCCTATTTGATTGATTTAAAACGCAATTTCACCCAATATTTGATTACTGATCTTATGGAGTTAAATAGCAAATATAGTATCATTCTATATAAATGGTTTTCTATGAATTACAATCAATATGAAACTTATAAAGACACAATGAAACGTACTAAAAATCAGATTATTCAAATGAAAAATCCTTACATTGAAATTCAAGAATTACGTCGAATGACAAATACAGTGAGTGAATATGAAAGGATATTTGATTTTGAAAAAAATATATTGAAATTAGCTTTAGGGGAAGTAAATAAATACACACATTTTACTGTCACTTATGAAAAAGTGAAAAAAGGACGTTCCATTGCTGGTATTCAGTTTTATATTGATAAAAAAACCGTAAAAAATTCTCTGCCCTACAAAGAGAATGATCTGGAGTATATAAAAGATAAAGCACAACAGGAACAAGAACAGCAAGATCTTTTTAATAAGGCTATACAGAATAAATATACGACGTTATTAGGAGAAAACTTGTTGATAGGATTTCGAGATATGCAGGATATTCCCAAAATGGCTAATCTACAAAAACAAGTTTATCCTCTTTATGACGATTTAAAAAAATTAAGAGGGGTGAATGGTGTTAAAGATCACATTAATTATGTAGCTACCCATAAAGATGGAGCAGAACCTCAAATGCAAAATATAGTTAAATATCTTAAACGCTCAATCGAGCAATATCTGAAAATAGTAAAAATTCAAAATATAGACTAA
- a CDS encoding tyrosine-type recombinase/integrase: MSYNVQPLRTQQEINDFLFCLRRNINAERDVFLFLIGINSGLRMSDIVKLKKKDILSSKNPRIVEQKTGKTRILYLSSLQDLIQEYTNDLDPEDDLFPSTKGGHLEVNTVYQMFQKVAKLLGRDDIGTHTLRKTFGYHYYKKTKDVATLMEIFGHSSEKITKRYIGINEDEISETLLNFRLGF; this comes from the coding sequence ATGAGTTATAACGTCCAACCCTTAAGAACCCAGCAAGAAATCAACGACTTTTTATTCTGTTTGAGGCGCAATATAAACGCCGAACGCGACGTTTTTTTATTTTTGATCGGGATTAACAGCGGTTTGCGCATGTCCGATATTGTCAAATTGAAGAAAAAAGACATTCTTTCGTCTAAAAACCCCCGAATCGTAGAACAAAAAACTGGGAAAACCCGTATTTTGTATTTAAGCAGTCTGCAAGATTTGATCCAAGAGTATACAAACGATTTGGATCCGGAGGATGATTTGTTTCCGAGCACCAAAGGCGGCCATTTAGAAGTCAACACAGTCTACCAGATGTTTCAGAAGGTGGCTAAGCTCTTGGGAAGAGACGATATCGGCACGCACACGCTGCGGAAGACGTTTGGGTATCATTACTACAAGAAAACAAAAGACGTGGCCACACTCATGGAAATCTTCGGTCACAGCAGCGAAAAAATTACAAAGCGTTATATTGGAATCAATGAAGATGAAATTAGCGAGACTTTGTTGAACTTTAGATTAGGATTCTAG
- a CDS encoding DUF536 domain-containing protein has translation MSNNRVQIIVRTTTEEKEKIKEIAKLKNKSMNQLIIDSVIDSANDSAKDSENDTVEDRSVIAIFNSQLENKDKQIDKLQNLLDQQQQLSLQSNKQMEQLQLQLSNETAEDLTRSVSNQLVNDEDVRETTEKKGFFSKIFKK, from the coding sequence TTGTCTAATAATCGTGTACAAATAATTGTAAGAACTACAACAGAAGAGAAGGAAAAGATAAAAGAAATAGCGAAATTAAAAAATAAGTCTATGAACCAATTAATTATAGATAGCGTAATTGATAGCGCTAATGATAGCGCTAAAGATAGCGAGAATGATACTGTTGAAGATCGCTCTGTTATTGCGATTTTCAACAGTCAATTAGAAAATAAGGACAAGCAAATTGATAAACTACAAAATCTACTTGATCAGCAGCAACAATTATCGCTTCAATCAAATAAACAAATGGAACAATTGCAGCTGCAATTATCTAATGAAACCGCAGAAGATTTAACTCGCTCAGTTAGTAATCAATTAGTTAATGATGAAGACGTTCGTGAAACAACTGAAAAGAAAGGTTTTTTTAGTAAGATTTTCAAAAAGTAA
- a CDS encoding HU family DNA-binding protein: MNRHDFVRLIAANEDVTIDDATEMVNSVLKGIEDALKKEQSLRFIGFGKFDIVQRSARKGRNPKTGEEILIPAKRRIIFKPGKQLEENVLGYSKPNKKSKK; encoded by the coding sequence ATGAACAGGCATGATTTTGTTCGGTTGATTGCTGCAAACGAGGATGTAACCATTGATGACGCAACGGAAATGGTTAATAGTGTCTTAAAGGGAATAGAAGACGCTTTAAAGAAAGAACAATCTCTTAGGTTTATCGGTTTTGGTAAGTTTGATATTGTTCAGCGCTCTGCCAGAAAAGGAAGAAACCCAAAAACTGGAGAGGAAATACTTATTCCTGCCAAACGAAGAATAATTTTTAAACCTGGAAAACAGTTGGAAGAAAATGTGTTAGGCTATTCTAAACCAAATAAAAAATCAAAGAAATAA